TCGTTTTTGCAGTGATATTGCCCTGGGCAATCACTAAATTTACTTTACATTGATAGGGTTTGGCTACTCCATGGATATCCAGACTTCCTTCAACATTTACAGTGTAGTTCCCATCTTTACTCAGATCTATATCATCTGTGATTTTACCACTGAACTTAGAAAAAGGGAAACGGTCACTTTCCATATAGTTTTCATTAAAATGTTCCTGCATCAGTTTTTTCTTAAACTGAAAGGAGGTATTACTGACCTTAAAAATGATCTCCCTGGATTTTGCATTAATCACAGAACTGGCTGTATTGCTTTTTCCTTCTATGTCTTCCATTACAGTGCTGGAAAAAAAAGAAACAGCGGCATTTTTACTGATTAAAATATCCTGTGCATGAGCATGGATATTAAATAAACAAAGACATATCAGAAGATATGCCTGTTTGATTGAATAGTATGATTTCATATGGCGATGATTTATTGGTTATTGCTTCATGCCCTGGTCAAACCAATCTTTGATGGATTGCAGGTCTGCAGCTGAAAGGGTACCTCCGAGAGGCATTGTTTTACTGACTAAGACAACTTGTTTGATCCGGGCGGCATTTGCGGTAACGGTACCGTAACCATCAAAACTCCAGGCCGCAGATGCTTTTCTGCCGGGAGCATGGCAGCCGGCACACCTGGCCTGAAATATAGGCTGGATTGTTGCAGCGTAGCTAACCTGGATACCGGGTTTTTCCGGTACCACAGGTTTAGGTTCTTCGGCCTGTTTTTTTGTACAGGCAGCAAGTAAAATTATACTGATGGTTAGGGTAATCAAGGGAGATGTGTATTTTGACATAGCAGTAATTTAAGGGGTTAAGGCAATTGTGTTTACAGTCAGGATCGGCCACAGCCCTGCTCCAACGCTGACTCCTTTGGTATCACCGCGTTTGGCATCAGGCCCGAAATAATACAGGGGATGACCTTTATAGGTTAATTGTATTTTTCCGGCAGAGGTAATCTGCGCCATCATGTCCTTTTTAAGTACTGAAGGAACATTCAGAATCGCTGATTCGTAAATTGGCCAGGTACTGTTGTTGCTTAAATCTGCTTTGGTATAGGTATTCAGATTGAACTTGTCCGGAGC
This portion of the Pedobacter lusitanus genome encodes:
- a CDS encoding YceI family protein translates to MKSYYSIKQAYLLICLCLFNIHAHAQDILISKNAAVSFFSSTVMEDIEGKSNTASSVINAKSREIIFKVSNTSFQFKKKLMQEHFNENYMESDRFPFSKFSGKITDDIDLSKDGNYTVNVEGSLDIHGVAKPYQCKVNLVIAQGNITAKTTFKVKIEDHQIKVPSLVFKNIAEFVDVRLSAVYQPKKT
- a CDS encoding c-type cytochrome: MSKYTSPLITLTISIILLAACTKKQAEEPKPVVPEKPGIQVSYAATIQPIFQARCAGCHAPGRKASAAWSFDGYGTVTANAARIKQVVLVSKTMPLGGTLSAADLQSIKDWFDQGMKQ